The following DNA comes from Chloroflexia bacterium SDU3-3.
AGGGCGAGGGCGGCGGCACGCGCGGCACGCCGCCGGGGCGTTTCTACATCCAGCGGCACGCCCGCTGCACAGCGGATCTGCTGACGTGTGCAGGCCCCGCCGACATGCTGTGGGCCTATGATGGCGCGGCGCTGGTGCCGCTGCCAGCGGGGCGGGCCTTTGTCCTCAACCGCGAGGAGTCGGGCATGTTCTGGGGGGATGGGCTGATCAGCTTCCACATCACGCCGGATCGGACGCACGTGGTCTGGAACGCCCACATGGGGCGGCGCTACGCCAGGGGCTACGCGCTGCGGGTGCTGGGCGAGGGGCCGCGCGCCACGCTAGAGCGCGACGGCGCGCTGGGGCTGTGGGTGGTGTGACCCTACGCCCGTACCGAGGTGCAATGTATGCCCTGTCAGTAGGCGCTCTTTTGCTATGATACCCTACGATGCCCACGGAAAACAAAAAGGCTGCCGCTTCAGGAATAGGAAAACCCCTATAGCCAAGCGCCTTCTCCCTAGGCTATAATAGCGATGATCTTGGATTATATGGCACGTTATGGCACAGCAACCCCACGACGGCAGCATTTTCGACAAGGAGCGACCCATGGGCATCACAACGACGTATGCCGAGCAACTCCTCTTCACCGGAAGGGATGGGAGCAGGTCCGCCTTTCAGGATGTGGTGCGCGACGGCCTGGATGGCGGCCTAGATGATCGTATCGCTGGCCTGGGCGATGTGGTGCGCGGCGGGTCGCCCTACCACGCGCTGCTGGCCTGCGCCGCGCTGACCGCGTGGGGGCACGAGCTGGGCTTCCAGACGCTGATCGGCTGGGCCACCGCGCCAGATCGCACGCCATGGGCAGGCGAGCCGGTGGTCTATCACCCGGCCAGCGGCACCGATGCGGCCTTCGAGACTCTGGCCGATGCGGTGGGGCGCGGCGCGGCCTCGGGCCTGACGCCGGGGACGCGCTACCTACGCGTGGCGGCGCTGCGGGCCATGCTGCGCATTTACCACGGCTACTACTTCGACCGCACGCTGGCCATAGCCGTCGGCAGCTCGGATGCCGCGCAGCTGCTGCACGTCGACCTGCGCGCCGCCTTCGAGCGTTGCCTGCCGCTGCTGCGCGACCAGCAGCCGCCCTTCGACCTGGGCTTCCAGCTGGCCTGCCTGCTGGTGCCGCTGGCGCATGTGGATGACGAGGCCGCCGCTGGGTACGCCTGCCAGCTGCTTGAGACCCAGTCGCACAGCCGCAGGGTGCTTCGCCAGCTGGCCCTGGCCATGACCGCAGGCGGCGGGCCTGCCAGCCAGGCCGTGGCCGAGGCGCTGCGGGCTGCCGCGCCCATGCGGATGGCGTATCGGTAGCGCGGCTGTTGATATTGCTGCCTACTATTGTGACTCCTGGGCCGAGCGCCGCCGTTCAGTGTGCTGGCGGCGGCGCTTGTATGTCGCGCGCAAGATAGATGCCTAGGCGCTCTTGGCTAATGTCTCCACGTGTGTGGCACCCCGCGACGAACCGAAGATGCAGACCCCAAGAGCGATGCCACCGCACGTTTATCTTTGAGAAAAGGCCTGCTCTCTGCGGCTCTGCTAGGCGCGGTGTAAGGGATAAATGGTTCTAGTGCCCTATTATCTTCTTCAATTGAAAAACCAGATTCAAGATGGATTGATTCTTGTACAGGGCTAGTGTATACTCACCCTGTTAAATCACCCAACATATTGTTCAATCTTAATAGAGTCTTGGGATCATCTGAACGAGGAGCCCTGCGATGACCTACTCGACGCGCTCTCGAAAACGTACTCCTGATCTTGCCAATGAGCCTACGCTGGCGCAGCCTGAGTCGGCGGATATCTCACAGGGATTTGGAGTGGCGGAGATCGATCGCACGGGCGCAGAGGCGGCACCGCAGCAGGATTCCCAGCAGGCGGTCCCCACCCTGCGGCATAGCTTCGGCAGCGTGCCGCTGCGGGCTGGCGGCGGGGTGGGTGTGGCTGCTGCACCAGGGACGCCGCCGGTGCAGGCCAAGCTCACCGTCAACACCCCCGGCGACGCCTTCGAGCAGGAGGCCGACCGCGTGGCCGAGGAGGTGATGCGCGACCCCGAGGAGCCGACGACCGAGCAGCCGAGCGCGGGCGCGGCCACAGGCGGCAAGCTCCAGCGCAGCGGCGGGGCCGAGGCTGGGCCGGTGGCCGAAGAGCGCATTGCCTCCATGCAGTCGGGCGGCGGCGCGCCGCTGCCCGCCAGCGAGCAGGCCTTCTTCGAGCGCAAGATGGGCCACGACTTCAGCAAGATCCGCATCCACAGCGATCAGAACGCCGCTGACGCCTCGAAAGACCTGAGCGCGCGCGCCTTCACGGTGGGCAACAGCATCGCCTTCGCCCCTGGCGAGTACCAGCCAGGCAGCGCCGAGGGCCGCAAGCTGCTGGCCCACGAGCTGACCCACACCATCCAGCAGACCGGCGGCGTGGCTACCAAGCGCATCCAGCGCAAGACGCCCGACCATGCGGGCGAGACCGCCGCCCCCGCCGCCGAGCAGCCCGCGCCCGGTCAGCCCGCCGCCGAGGGTTCTGCCCAGGCCGCCGAGGGCGCAGCCCAGGCGCAGGGCAATCCCCCCGGTGCCGAGGTGAAGGCCAAGGCCGACACCAGCAGGCGCACCAGCCCCGCCGCCGAGGAAGCGGGCGCGGGCGAGCCGCTGGCGCAGTCGGTGCAGAAGGCCGCCGAAGGCGGCCCACGTCAGGCCCTGCAGGAGCAGGCCCAGAAGCTGGGCGGCCAGATGCTGTCCGCCGACGCCAAGCAGCCCGCCGCCGACGCCAAGCAGCCCGCCGCCGACGCCAAGCAGCCCGCGCCCGCTCAGGATGGCATGGCCGAGGCCCAGGCGGCCCAGGTCCAGGCTGGCGAGAAGGCCGCCGCCGCCGGTGCCGAACTGGCCAGCGCCCAGGAGGCTACCGCCAAGCTGGCTGGCCAGCCCGCCGAGCTGGCCCCGCTGGACATCGAGAGCGTGATGAAGCAGGCGGGCCTCAAGCCCAAGCGCCACGATGCCGATGGGCCAGATGCCAGCGTCTTCCGCAAGGAGAGCGGCCCGCCGCCCAGCGATGGCACTGGCGACGAGCAGGAGGTCGACCCGGCGGAGCTGCAGGCCCAGATCGAGCAGATGCGCAGCCAGTGCCAGGGCATGGTGAGCGGATTCATGGCCAATGCCACCGGTCGGGTGCAGGGCGCGCTGGCGCTGGGCCAGACGGCGGCGGCGCAGATCCAGGGGCCGGTGGCCAGCGCCCAGGCCACCATCCAGGCAGGTGTGCAGGAGCAGTGCGCCGTGCTTAGCGCCCAGTTTGCCCAGGCCCGCGCGCAGGCCCAGAGCGCGGCGGCCACCAATCGGGCGCAGGTGGAGGCGAAGTATGCCGCTTCGGTCGCGTCGATCCAGGCTAACCTCACCAAGACCACCCAGCAGATCGATACCCGCTACCAGCAGTCGATGCAGCGCGTGCAGCAGCTGGAGCAGACCCAGGTGCAGGTGCTCAACCAGAGCTACGCCAAGGCCGATAAAGACTATCGCGCCACAGGCGTGCAGGTGGGCCAGGAGGCCGTGGGCATCGGCAATCAGATGGCTGCCGAGTACCTGAGCCACAAGATCAACCGCGACGACAGCCTGCTGGATGGCGACCTGACCGACCGACGCTGCGAGGCGCGGGCCAAGGCCGCGCGCGAGGTCTCCAGCCAGTACCAGCCGGGGCTGGTGGATGCGGCCAACAAGCAGGCCGACGAGGCCCAGAAGGGCAAGCCGCGCGATCTCTCGACCCTGAGTGGCATCAAGACCCAGGCGCTCACCACCCTGCAGCAGCAGCAGCAGGCGCTGCTCCAGCAGGCCCGCGCCGCCGCCGATGCGGCGAAGCAGCAGGCTATGCAGGCCAAAACCCAGTTCCTGCAATCGATCACCCAGAGCTTGAGCAGCACTATGCAGACTCTGCAGTCGCAGGAGGCCAGCCAGCTCCAAGGGCTGCGTTCCATGGGCCAGCAGCAGTCGATGGCGATCGGGCAGGCGGGACAGGGCATCATCGCGGGCCTACAGCGGTCGGTGAAGCAGGCGGTCGGTGGACTGCAGGAGTCGATCGGCGGCGTGTCGGGCGCGCTGGCGGGCGTGCAGGTGCCCGATCCCGAGGCGGTGGGCAACAAGCTCGCGGAGGCGATGGGCCAGATCGACAGCGGTATTGCCTCGCTGCAGGCCCAGGTGCAGCAGAGTGTGGCTAATGCCCAGCAGCAGCTCACCCAGCAGAGCGCCCAGGTGGTGCAGGGCCTGGCTACCGCGGCGCAGCAGGGCGCTGCTGCGGCCACCCAGCTAGTCGCGCAGATGACAAGCGGCCTGACCCAACTGCAGAGCGGCGCGCAAAATGCCTTTGGTGAGATCGAGAAGTCCTTCACCACGCAGTCCTCCCAGATCCAGAAGAGCGCAGCCGATGGTTTCGACCAGGTGCTGAAGGGCACCGAGCAGTCGTTCCAGCAGGTCAATCAGAACATCAGCACCGCATTTGCCCAGGCCACCCCGGCCCTTCAGGAAGGTCTGCGCGGGGCGCTCAACGACATGCGGGCCAAGATCCGCGAGGAGGCCGACAAGGCGGCGGATCAGGAGCAGCCGCGCTGGAAGGGCATCCTGAAGATCGTGCTGATCATCGCAGTGATCGTGGTGGTGGCGCTGGTGGTCGGGCCGTTCGTGATCGGCGCGGTGGGCGCGGCGGCGGGCGCGCTGGGAGCCAGCGCGGCGGCGGCGGGGGCTATCGGCGCGATTGTGGGCGGCGCGATTGTGGGCGCAGGCTCCAGCGCGGTCATCCAGATGGGCAACAACCTGATCGACGGCAAGCCATTGATGGAGGGCGTGGTCCAGGCCGCGATCGTGGGCGCGATCGGCGGCGCGTTGGGCGGCGTGGGCGGGCTGGCGGGCGATGCGCTGGCCGGAACGCTCACCTCGACGTTCGGCAAGGCCGCGCTGAAGTTCGGCGTGGACATGGTGGCCGACACCGTGGGCAATGTGCTGGGCAGCCTGGCCACCGGCCAGCCGATCACGCTGGGCGATCTGGTCTCGGGCCTGGCGATGAGCGGCGGCATGTCGCTGATCACCAACGGCCTGACCAAGATGGGCAAGTTTGGCAAGGGCATTGAGGGTATCCAGCAGCGCTCGATGGGCACTGGCGACTCGGTCGGCAGCGCGATCGGCGCGAAGGTGGGCGCGGCGATGGATATTTCGGTGCCGAAGGTCAGCACGCCGCAGGTGGACGCGCCTTCTGCCGCCCCGCACGTGGATGCGCCGAAGGTGGATGCCCCGCCCGCGCCGCAGGTGGATGCGCCGAAGGTCGACACGCCCGCGCCGCACGCGGAGACGCCAAAAGTCGATGCGCCGAAGGTGGATGCCCCGCCCGCACCGCAGGTGGACGCGCCGAAGGTCGACACGCCCGCGCCCCAGGCCGCCGCACCACAGGTAGATGCGCCGAAGGTGGACGCGCCCGCCCCGCACGTGGAGACGCCAAAAGTCGACGCACCGAAGGTGGACGCGCCGCCCGCCCCACAGGTGGATGCGCCGAAGGTTGACACGCCCGCGCCGCATAACGAGACGCCGCAGGTGGATGCGCCGAAGGTGGATGCCCCGCCCGCGCCGCAGGTGGATGCGCCGAAGGTCGATACGCCCGCGACCCACGCGGAGACACCGAAGGTGGACGCGCCGAAGGCCGACACACCAACTGCGCCGAAGACGGATACGCCCGCGCCGCATACAGAAGCACCAAAGGCCGATGCGCCGAAGACTGATAGTCCTGCGCCGAAGGTGGAGGAGCCAGAGGCTACCGCGCCGAAGCTGGACGAACCATCATCTAGCACGCACTATGATCAGCCTGAGATCGAGCCAGGCGTGGTGGCGAAGCAGGAGCTTGATGGTGGGCATCAGGTCAAAGTCCTTAAAGATGGTCGTATCATACGCTGCTCCACATGTAGCGAGATTCGTACTCAGTATGCTGCGGAGTTGCTGGCCGATCCCAAGCTACGGACAGAGCTTGACGCCATCGCAAAGATAGCAGACCCAACCGCAAAAGCAAAGGCCTCGGCAGAGCTTGCAGCGCGCCTAGAAGCGGTACGCGTAGAAGCTACGAGTAATGGCACTCCTGCTGGTATTGATCCGAAGGCTGCGGTGGCTGCGCAGCAGGCTGGCCTTCCTGCGGCCCCTGAGGGATATTACTGGTACAAGGATGGTGGCCAGCTTATTGTGAAGCGAAACCCAGGCCAGGGAGACTCGCTTGTCCCACTTCGCTATGATGCCGACTCACCTTCGCAGTTTATGCCGGATGTCACCCCCCCGAAAGACTATCAGTGGAAGCCGCAGCAAAAGAATGGCAAGTATGAATACACCTTAGAGCCGACGAAACAAGGCATGCCATCAATTACCTATGATCCGAAGACGAAGCGCTGGATCGACGCAAATTCGGGCAAAGACTATGTCGCGCCGGAGCTTGCTGGCGGTGATTGGGCCGATCATTCGTATAATAGTTCTGATGTGAAGCCCTGTTTTGTTCCTGGGACGCTTGTTCATACGCCGAATGGCTCTTGCCCTATTGAG
Coding sequences within:
- a CDS encoding DUF4157 domain-containing protein, with product MTYSTRSRKRTPDLANEPTLAQPESADISQGFGVAEIDRTGAEAAPQQDSQQAVPTLRHSFGSVPLRAGGGVGVAAAPGTPPVQAKLTVNTPGDAFEQEADRVAEEVMRDPEEPTTEQPSAGAATGGKLQRSGGAEAGPVAEERIASMQSGGGAPLPASEQAFFERKMGHDFSKIRIHSDQNAADASKDLSARAFTVGNSIAFAPGEYQPGSAEGRKLLAHELTHTIQQTGGVATKRIQRKTPDHAGETAAPAAEQPAPGQPAAEGSAQAAEGAAQAQGNPPGAEVKAKADTSRRTSPAAEEAGAGEPLAQSVQKAAEGGPRQALQEQAQKLGGQMLSADAKQPAADAKQPAADAKQPAPAQDGMAEAQAAQVQAGEKAAAAGAELASAQEATAKLAGQPAELAPLDIESVMKQAGLKPKRHDADGPDASVFRKESGPPPSDGTGDEQEVDPAELQAQIEQMRSQCQGMVSGFMANATGRVQGALALGQTAAAQIQGPVASAQATIQAGVQEQCAVLSAQFAQARAQAQSAAATNRAQVEAKYAASVASIQANLTKTTQQIDTRYQQSMQRVQQLEQTQVQVLNQSYAKADKDYRATGVQVGQEAVGIGNQMAAEYLSHKINRDDSLLDGDLTDRRCEARAKAAREVSSQYQPGLVDAANKQADEAQKGKPRDLSTLSGIKTQALTTLQQQQQALLQQARAAADAAKQQAMQAKTQFLQSITQSLSSTMQTLQSQEASQLQGLRSMGQQQSMAIGQAGQGIIAGLQRSVKQAVGGLQESIGGVSGALAGVQVPDPEAVGNKLAEAMGQIDSGIASLQAQVQQSVANAQQQLTQQSAQVVQGLATAAQQGAAAATQLVAQMTSGLTQLQSGAQNAFGEIEKSFTTQSSQIQKSAADGFDQVLKGTEQSFQQVNQNISTAFAQATPALQEGLRGALNDMRAKIREEADKAADQEQPRWKGILKIVLIIAVIVVVALVVGPFVIGAVGAAAGALGASAAAAGAIGAIVGGAIVGAGSSAVIQMGNNLIDGKPLMEGVVQAAIVGAIGGALGGVGGLAGDALAGTLTSTFGKAALKFGVDMVADTVGNVLGSLATGQPITLGDLVSGLAMSGGMSLITNGLTKMGKFGKGIEGIQQRSMGTGDSVGSAIGAKVGAAMDISVPKVSTPQVDAPSAAPHVDAPKVDAPPAPQVDAPKVDTPAPHAETPKVDAPKVDAPPAPQVDAPKVDTPAPQAAAPQVDAPKVDAPAPHVETPKVDAPKVDAPPAPQVDAPKVDTPAPHNETPQVDAPKVDAPPAPQVDAPKVDTPATHAETPKVDAPKADTPTAPKTDTPAPHTEAPKADAPKTDSPAPKVEEPEATAPKLDEPSSSTHYDQPEIEPGVVAKQELDGGHQVKVLKDGRIIRCSTCSEIRTQYAAELLADPKLRTELDAIAKIADPTAKAKASAELAARLEAVRVEATSNGTPAGIDPKAAVAAQQAGLPAAPEGYYWYKDGGQLIVKRNPGQGDSLVPLRYDADSPSQFMPDVTPPKDYQWKPQQKNGKYEYTLEPTKQGMPSITYDPKTKRWIDANSGKDYVAPELAGGDWADHSYNSSDVKPCFVPGTLVHTPNGSCPIESLRVGDLVYTYDFTQKTVVKRLILKLYQGHTEHLVDVQVGNDIITATRMHPFWVESAQEWLPAAQLETGMLIRLLDGTIGVVKSARVYPAVSTTYNLEVEETHNYFVGGDGVLVHNGSDDDLSNFASTEKANAYIYIIKCVQADGSEVTIYVGKTIQDPDTRYQQHLDESLKDSSYKRIDGKPWGDPEVKARLSVDRVPLGERTAYEIAIWELYYINKEKAQFEAHMQNQIAPITEDNYNEFKSMHNPCL